The sequence taccctgttccactcgctaatggcGCGTAGGAAGAATTACTGCACTAGCTCTATTTTCTTTTCGATTTTTCTAATAGTGGTCATTTCGAGAGAAGTATCTGGGTGGGAGTAACATGTCGTCAGACTCCTCCAGGCAAGTGTTCTCTCGAAAGTTTAGTAGCAAACCTCTCCGTCATGCGCAACACCTATCTTGTAACATATGCCACCGGAGTTCGttgagcattcctgtgacgctCTCGCAtcgactaaacgattccgtgacaaactgcgccgctcttctttggatcctctctatctgtTCTTCGAGACCTACTTGGTAAGTATCCCAGACTGATAAACAATGCTCAAGAATTGGGCGAACAAGCGCTTTATAaaacacttccttcgtggatgagttacatttccctatgattctttctatgaatcttagtctggcatctgttttctcTAAGAGTTTTTTAGGTGGTCTTTCCACtaacgtcgctctggatagttgcgcctagatattttacggtagatactgtttgcaGAAATTTGTCAAAAATAGTGCAGTTTTACAGtacggatttcttttcctatgaataCGCAAAATGCTAGACTTATTCGCATTCACTGTGTCTACTGCTAGAGCTTGTATGTTTATCAatcctctggaggtcattctgcaacaTCGATGctgccttctggcgttgctactttgttatcgGGAACTGCGTCGTCTGCAAACAGCTCCTAAAGAACTAGTGATGCTTTCTACTAGAACACAAACTCCTTCAaatacaccacaaggaaaaatcAAGAGCGGTCAAGTTTGGCGATTTGGTGGCCACAGCACGTCACCTACACGATAAATGAGGCGTTCAGCGGAAATGTTCCTCACAACAGAAACGGATACTTTTGCACGGTGAGATGTTGCAGCATCTTGTCAAAAATGAAACTCCTCGTGTTTATCCGTCGTCTCCACGATTCTGGCAGAAAGAACGTGCTCTGCAAATTTACGTAATATGGGGCGTTCACTGCAACAAAAAAGGCCCAGTTTCACCGTCGCACCATGCATGAAGAGATGTTTCACGAAGCAGAAAAGGATTTTAATGGCCCAAAAACAATAGCTGTTTCTTAACTGATCATTTAAGTGAAAATACGCATCATCGACCATAAATATTATTGTATTTGGGTCACCTTTTAAGAACAATTGCATACAAACAACAAAGAGCTTCCATTGTCTGAGGTCCCTGTCTTTGGTATGCTGAGCCACCAGCATTTTATATGGTTGGAATTTTAAATCCAAGAGTAACATGTTTCTCAGAGACTCCAAGCTCATCTGTAGACAGGATGTACGTTGATATCAGGATCGTCTCGAACTCTTGATGATTCCTTCTTCCACAATGTCAATATTTCCAGGTGACCCCTCTCTTTCATCAGTATTTGGGAACTTCTTAAGGCTGTTTCGTGTTGTTATAAAAGCTTTATCCTATCGTATGATCGTATTGGAACTTGGAACTGTTCGATTAAAATGGTGTAATATCTGCTGTGTTGTGTGTACGATACGACGATACCATTCTCTTTCAGGCATAGGCTTCTTGTCGCGGAAGATCGGCAACAGTGTGCGTCCTGCCATGATCCTGATGAGAGCTGGAAACAAGTACACGATGATATCGACGACGGGCATTTTCACGACGTCCAACACATTCCAGCTGGGTGAAGAGAAGTGGGTGAAGACCGAGGACGGCCGGCGAGTCATCCGTACCTGTACGCTAGAGGGCAACACTCTTACCTGGGTGGAGAGGGGGCACAAACTCGTCACCTACGTGTTCGAGTTCACTACAGAAGAGCTCAAGATGGTGAGTGAGGTGCACATCTGTCTCAACTAAGAACAGCAGATACGGCTCAGATATATCGCTCGTAAAAGGCGAGTACAAAGGTTGATGGGGAGGGGACAGACAGGGAGAGGAGAATGAGGAGAGAGTGGGAGGCACGAGACGGGTTGGAGCAGAGGAGGACGAGATGTATAGGGAGGGAGGAGATTatgagagagacagggagaggtaGAAGGAGTAGATGAATAGGGTCCGGTGGGCAGAAGAATTAAGGAGAGGAGTGAGAGCAGGCTCTAAGAAATTCCCAGCTTTCACTTGAAGAATAAATTCTCCCTTCCCCGCAGCTACCTGACTGATATACTACCTATATCACTGTTGCAGTTTTTCGAATCCATTACAGATTATTCTTTATTTTCCTGTCTCCTTTAAATCTAAGCACACATACTTTCGCAAATATACAAAAAGTGTAAAACTTTTTTTCAGGGGTTTTATATCTTCCTGCTATCAGAGCTTCAAGTTTGTGGTCGAAGAGGCAAAGAACTGTTTAACTGTGCTGTCTACAGTGACTGCAAATGGTCAAATGAAATGATTCCTTTGCAAAAATGAATCATTCCGAGTTACGTCAATATTCTAAGTTCAGTATTAGGGCTATTGCAGTGACAAAATGAAAGTTCTTTTCCGCCATCTTTAATCACCATTTTGATTCAGTACATGTAAATTAGGTTCTGCAATGACCTGTATGAACAGACATCCAAATGCAGTACTGTAACTCTCATAACTGTAGATCCCAATGTGAAAATAATCAAATCAGTGAGCGTTATCCAATGCAAACCTGGAACTTTATCAAAAACTTAATGACTGCCAAGTCGATTTGTGTTCTTGAGCTGCGTTATTATGCTGAACGGATATTCTCTGTGAACATGCCCCACATCTCATGGACTCATACACTGACACCTTACTGTACATGCCGAAAGTGGATACATTCCTGAACCTCTGTGTACAATGGATTCATGTTGTAATAAAGGGACATGGGACATTGTTACCTTGAGAACGATAGGGCAGGAAATATGGAAATTAGATTTCCAGTCTTTTCCCTGTGGTTTCATCTGTGAATGTCTTCGATATACATATTACACACATTACGTCCTCCTCCCGCTCTTGATCCATCTTCTCTTGCCCTCACTCTGTATATCTCCttctccctgtctctctccctgACCATCTCCTCCCTCCCAAATCTCTATTCATCTCTTTCTGCCCCCTCTCTAGCTGACTGTCTCCTCCTCGCCACCTCCCTGCTTATCTCCTTCTCCCCATCTCTGCTCGCTTCCTCCtgcccctctcaccccccccccccatcctctcctGCCCCCTATCTCTATCAGTTTCCTCCTGCCTTCCTCACCTTACACATTCTTCTCCCCACCTGACCCTATTCTTCTgcctctccctatctctctcctatTCTCCTCTCTCCCTAtgcatttcctcctccctctgtccaacCCATCTCTTGCCTCCCACACTCTCCCTCTCCTCATtccctctgtctgtctcctcccccCTACCTTTTGGTTCACCATCTCCTGCTCCCTCTCTCCCTATCCATCCCCTCCTTATCCATCTCAAATTTCCTCCAGCCATGCCCAACTGCACATATAGCTTCTGTAAAACAGGTCGATAAAGCAGGTCAACACTACTGTCACAACATACCTCTCATGGTCGGCAACCCATATGGCAGAGGCTGAAAAAACGTGTGTGCGCCTGTATCTCCACTCCTACTGGAGCTAAGAAGTTATAAACATCATAGTGTTGATACATGTGAAGTTTCCTGTCTCTGTGCTAAATTTGGTTGAAACTGATCAACGGATTTTGGAGGAGATCCTGGACATATATCCACATGCATAGTCTGCTAtgacgcccaggttcccgggttcgattcccggcggggtcagggattttccctgcctcgtgatggctgggtgttgtgtgatgtccttaggttagttaggtttaagtagttctaagttctaggggactgatgaccatagatgttaagtcccatagtgctcagagccatttgaaccatagtctgCTATGTATATGCACTTGTATATATACTGGTCTTTTAGGTGCAGGCTTGCCTACATATGTATATGTCACATATAATGCACATGTATATCATACAACACTGTGTTACTTCAGTTTAAAAAATCGTAAGTTCAAAATGGCCAAGGCACATATCACACCACATCATGTTATTTCAGTTCAAAAACCAGAGTTCATATTTCatcatcccttggaccattttcTCTTGTCACCTCTTTGTTCATCATCTCCTCGCCACCTATCTGTCCATTTCACCTTTCAGCCCATCTCTTttgtctttctgtccatctcctccaccccctcccactgttcatctcatcctcccctctctttctccccctctgtcTGTCAGTCTTCTCCTCTCCCCCTTACAGTCTTTGGtctcctgtccctctctctgtaCCCACCGTCTCCAGCCACCTCTTTATCTGTGCCTGTAGCTTCTGCAAAACAGGCCCCTAAAGCAGGCTGGTACCTCTACTACAGgctggtactactactactactactactaccacacaAATTTCATGCAGCACAACTTATATGCCAAGGGCCTGAAAACTCTTTTTTCCCAATTATGTGCAGGCTGCAAAACAAACCAATAAAGCAGACCGAGACTACTCCAAAACAATATGTCTGTTGTGGTGGGCAGTCTACATGTTGGGGCCTGAAAAACAGTTTCCTGACCCTGATGTGTAGGCTGCACTGCAAATCAGGTCGATAATGCAGGTCGATACTGTTCCCATACAACACATCTGTCGTGCAGGGGACTCTATAGGCAGTGTCTTAAAAAGCACACCAGAAATATTAGAGCAAGAGCATTATAAGCCACTGTCTGTTTGTCCTCTCAGCAAGGAGTTTGTGTGTAAGATTCGTCACACTTTGGTCCAGGGAAATGGGACGAGATCATACACGTATAttcatatgctctctctctctctctcctcctcctcctcctcctcctcccccttctcgcCATCCTTCTATGTCTTTACATTCCCTCTTGCCCACACTCTCCACACACATCCTATCCCAGACATAACACATGGGCACCTCCAGTTAAAAGAGGGTGACACAAATCGATCTGTAAGAGAAGTAGcatctgtggtctaggggtagcgacttcgattagtaatcaaaatgtcctggcTCCCTGGTACGAAACCTGCCACcaattaaactttgattaataatcaacattggtggCTGAAGACTTTGGGCACAAAAagtaccctcattctgccaacagctttgtcaaagagggtggagtagtggacagaggttcagggcactctcttgtccttggggtgggaaaatgcccttaaaggcggaacaatcagcaatgatcaacggtatgaagatgcagaaggccaTGGGAACCACTGCATAAAAGACACATGATATATacacacaggacatgtggcctgtaagtaaaaaaatatcatgatgatcactccattggcgaaagattgcGGAATGGTCACCCATTCCgatctctgggaggagactgccaagggggaggtgaccacaaAAAAGAGATTGAATAATGAACGAGGGACAACCTCTTACGAGTCAGGccatggaatgccagaagcttgaatgtggtagggaaaagTAAGGCCATGGAATGCCAGAATCATGAACGTGGTagagaaaatagaaaatctgaaaagggaaattcaaaggctcaatctagatgtaataggggttagtgaagtgaaatggaaagaagacaaggatttctggtcagatgagtatagggtgatatcaacagcagcagaaaattgtataatgggggtaggattcgttatgaataggaaggtaaggcagagagtgtgttactgtgaacagttcagtgatacggttgttctcaccagaatcgacagaaaaagaaacattgtcaacaatagttcagatatacatgccgacgtcaagctgaagatggagagatagagaaagaatATGAGAATACTGGGAATGTGATACAGTACATGAAGACAaacgaaaatctaatattcatgggggactggaatgcagttgtagcagaaagagtagaagaaaaggtcacaggagaatgtgggcttgggacaaggaatgatagagaagaaagactaattgagttctgtaataaacttcagccagtaatagcgaatactctgttcaaggatcacaagaggaggaggtacacttggaaaatgcCAGATGATACAGGAAGATTGGAGCTAGAGTGCTCTTTCACGGaacccaaagaaattgtggtcaTATGAAAATGCTGTTAGGGGCGCACAATTTAGTgaccagtccctagcgaatgagactggaactgaaattaaggagtaacaaaacaaaagctgaaatgcttaactccgttttcaaatgttactttacaaaGGGAAATCCCAGAGATTTGCCttatttaatcctcataccactgaaaagatcacTGAAACAAGTATTAGTGTCAACGGcatcgagaaacagctgaaatcgttaaaactgaacaaagctctaggccctgatggaatccctgtcagattctctactgaatttgtggctgagtgatcccctcttctaactgtaatccATAATAAAGCCCTCGAgcgaaaaactgtgcccagttcttagGAAAAGGCATAAGTCACATCCACCTACAAGGAAGGTATTAGACGCGATCCACAGGACTACCGACCAATAtcattgacatcaatttgttgtagaatcttagaacatattctgatctcaaatACAGGGAGGTATCTAGAACAGAATGACCTCGGTTTTAACCAGAATGTATTTCAAAACATCGATTATCTGAAGCCTAAGTCGCACTTTTCTCTCATGatatattgaaagctttggatcaaagttttgactcagtactgcacctacgcttattgtcaaaagtacgatgaaatggaatatcaagtgaaatttcttaTTGGATTGAAGGCTTTTTGGTAGGGATGACATAGCATGCTATCTTGGagggtcatcgtcagatgtagaaacaaCTTCGAGTGTGCCCAGGGACCTTTCAGAGAATataaatagtaaaatcaggcttcttCCAGATACTGCAGTTATATACAATAAATCACtaactgaaagaagctgcatatatatattcagtcagatcttgataagatttcagcgtgatgcagagattggcaatttgccctaaatgttcagaaatgtaaaattttgcgctTCACCAAACGAAAAAAACCTAGCATTCTATGACTATAATAACAATGAGTCAATgttggaatcggccagctcatacaaatacctgagtgtaacactttgcagggatgTGAAATGAGGTTATCGGAtatgttcagtcatgggtaaagcaggtggcagactgctgtttattggtagaatactggggaagtgcaattagtctgcaaacgagattgcttacaaatcactcatgtgactggttctagaatattgttcaagtgtgtggcaCCCATACTAGGAATGACAGGGGATACTgactgtatacagagaagagcagcacgaatggtcacaggtctatTTGAaccatggaagagtgtcacagagatattgaagaaaCTGAGCTGGATGATTCTTGAAGAGAGACATCACTGTTCCATGGAAGTctgttaacgaagtttcaagaactcccttcaaatgattactctagaaatatactacaatccccaacatatcactcacatagggatcatgaggattaGATTACAATAATCACTGCATGCACACAggaattcaaacaatcattctttctgcaCTCTATACATGATgggacaggaagaaatcctaacaattggtacaatgggacatatctTCTGCTGTGCACcttatggtggtttgcagagtacagatatacACATAGAAACCTCTCTTTCTGTCAATTCTCTCCTGCCCCCTCTCCCATTACCCATCACCtttctctttatttattccttCCTGCCCCCCTCTCTATCAATCTCCTCTTCTATCCATCTCGACTTTCCCCCAGGCTATAGCGATCTGCATGTGTCGTCCCATTAAAGAGGATGCTAAAGCAGGCTGGTAATACTCCAAAGCAATACATGTGTTGTGTGGGGTAGCCTACATGTTGGGGCTGGAAAATTGTTTTGTGTCCCtgatatgtaggctgccctgcagagTGAGTCTATAATGCAAGGTCAATACTATacccacacaacacacctgtcagGAAGGGCAGCCTATATGGCAGTGGCTTAAAACATATTGCATGTCTGTATCTCCAAGAAAATTAGAGTTACATTGCGGTAAACCACCTACCTGAATTGTCTCAGGACAAGGAGTCTGTGTGCTGAATATGATCCACTTCAGTTGAGGGATCTAGACAGATATACTTATACTCAGCTTTATATAGACAGATATACCAGCCTTTTCCCCATGGCTTCACCCACATATGTATTTGACACATACATTGAACACATCTTTTCTTCCTTCCCCTCTTGGTTGATCTCCTTCTCGTGACATCTGCCCGTCTCCTCCCCCCTTCCTTTGTTCATTTCCTCATTTCTTCCAATCTGCTCCTCATCCTAGTCTCTGtctcctccctatctctctctgcccatctcttcctccccaacTTTCTGCACATCTTCTCCTCTCACCTTCTCTTCCCCCATTGTCAGTCCATCTCATCCTTCTCACTTCCCTTTTCATCTCATTCTTCCACCCTTCTCTCTTTATTCATCTCCTCCTATCCCCTTCCCCCAAGACCTCCTCCTTCCTcacttcattctacatctacatccattctccgcaagccacatgacggtgtgtggcggagggtaccctgagtacctctatcggttctcccttctattccagtctggtatcgttcatggaaagaaggattgtcagtatgcttctgtgtgggctctaatctctctgattttatcctcatggtctcttcgtgagatatacgtaggagggagcaatatactgcttgactcctcggtgaaggtatgttctcgaaacttcaacaaaagcccgtaccgagctactgatcgtctctcctgcagagtctcccactggagtttatctatcatctccgtaacgctttcgtgataactaaatgatcctgtaacgtagcgcgctgctctccgttggatcttctctatctcttctatcaactctggtacggatcccacactgctgagcagtattcaagcagtgggtgaacaagtgtactgtaacctacttcctttgttttcggattgcatttccttaggattcttcagtctggcatctgctttaccgactatcaactttatatgatcattccattttaaatcactcctaatgcgtactcccagataatttacagaattaactgcttccagttgctgacctgctattttgtagctaaatgatgagggaactatctttctatgtattcgcagcacattacacttgtctacattgagattcaattgccattccctgcaccatgcgtcaattcgctgcagatcctcctgcatttcagtacaattttccatagttacaacctctcgatgtaccacagcatcatctgcaaaaagcctcagtgaacttccgatgtcatccacgaggtcatttatgt comes from Schistocerca piceifrons isolate TAMUIC-IGC-003096 chromosome 8, iqSchPice1.1, whole genome shotgun sequence and encodes:
- the LOC124711627 gene encoding fatty acid-binding protein, muscle-like isoform X4, whose amino-acid sequence is MQETASGIGFLSRKIGNSVRPAMILMRAGNKYTMISTTGIFTTSNTFQLGEEKWVKTEDGRRVIRTCTLEGNTLTWVERGHKLVTYVFEFTTEELKMTIMVDNVICTRIFEAIRGMEVGGYGATPHRFSQVDKK
- the LOC124711627 gene encoding fatty acid-binding protein, muscle-like isoform X2 translates to MSLEEFLGRRYKLVKSENFNEYMKAIGIGFLSRKIGNSVRPAMILMRAGNKYTMISTTGIFTTSNTFQLGEEKWVKTEDGRRVIRTCTLEGNTLTWVERGHKLVTYVFEFTTEELKMTIMVDNVICTRIFEAIRGMEVGGYGATPHRFSQVDKK